The Arachis hypogaea cultivar Tifrunner chromosome 16, arahy.Tifrunner.gnm2.J5K5, whole genome shotgun sequence genome contains a region encoding:
- the LOC112758595 gene encoding uncharacterized protein isoform X1 produces the protein MQELQSSTHASHDFQSERQPNNHTTDDAVTDSGSASATANDSKKVSRQDIELVQNLIERCLQLYMNKDEVVKTLLTRAKIDPGFTTLVWQKLEEENADFFRAYYIRLKLKKQILMFNHLLEHQYHLMKSSLPAKAPLAPIQNGVHPMSVNNLPMGYPVLQQPPLPAAGQPHLDSMGGSISGHVVNGVPAPSNYHPIRTNSVNGMVMNHSTPDMDMPTAIAPNGARSSISEMPLSPASVASSGHFPFSATDISGMCTDAAALDTAFTSDVASSVGLQLAPDNVNGVSRSLDQIQWNFSLSDLTADLSNLGDLEALGNYPGSPFMQSDSDILLESSDQKDIGIVDEFFVTSEPQGSQSDEERA, from the exons ATGCAAGAATTGCAATCCTCAACACATGCTTCTCACGACTTCCAAAGTGAACGACAACCGAACAATCACACAACTGATGATGCCGTTACGGATTCAGGATCAGCATCTGCTACAGCTAATGATAGCAAGAAAGTTTCACGCCAAGACATTGAGCTT GTTCAGAATTTGATAGAAAGGTGCCTACAATTATATATGAATAAAGATGAAGTTGTGAAAACACTTTTGACCAGAGCAAAGATAGATCCTGGATTTACAACTCTAG TATGGCAGAAGCTGGAAGAAGAGAATGCTGATTTCTTTAGGGCCTATTATATCAGGCTAAAATTGAAAAAGCAAATACTTATGTTCAATCATTTGCTTGAGCATCAATATCATCTGATGAAGTCTTCTTTACCTGCAAAGGCTCCATTGGCTCCTATACAAAATGGAGTCCATCCAATGTCCG TCAACAACCTCCCTATGGGATACCCAGTACTACAGCAGCCTCCCCTTCCTGCAGCTGGCCAACCACATCTTGACTCCATGGGTGGTTCCATATCAGGTCATGTTGTTAATGGAGTCCCTGCACCAAGCAACTACCATCCAATTAGGACAAATTCTGTGAATGG TATGGTGATGAACCACAGTACACCTGATATGGATATGCCTACTGCTATTGCACCGAATGGTGCTAGGTCGTCCATTTCAGAAATGCCACTGAGCCCGGCATCAGTAGCATCCAGTGGCCATTTCCCCTTCTCTGCAACAGACATATCAGGAATGTGCACAGATGCAGCTGCTCTTGATACGGCATTTACATCAGATGTGGCAAGTTCTGTAGGACTGCAACTTGCACCAGATAATGTCAATGGAGTTTCCAGATCTCTAGATCAAATTCAGTGGAATTTTAGCCTATCTGATTTAACAGCAGATTTGTCGAACTTGGGAG ATCTAGAAGCTCTAGGAAACTATCCTGGTTCACCATTTATGCAGTCTGATTCAGATATTCTGCTTGAATCTTCGGATCAAAAGGACATAGGTATTG tGGATGAATTCTTTGTTACTTCTGAGCCCCAAGGCTCTCAGTCAGATGAGGAGAGAGCTTAA
- the LOC112758595 gene encoding uncharacterized protein isoform X3: protein MQELQSSTHASHDFQSERQPNNHTTDDAVTDSGSASATANDSKKVSRQDIELVQNLIERCLQLYMNKDEVVKTLLTRAKIDPGFTTLVWQKLEEENADFFRAYYIRLKLKKQILMFNHLLEHQYHLMKSSLPAKAPLAPIQNGVHPMSVNNLPMGYPVLQQPPLPAAGQPHLDSMGGSISGHVVNGVPAPSNYHPIRTNSVNGTPDMDMPTAIAPNGARSSISEMPLSPASVASSGHFPFSATDISGMCTDAAALDTAFTSDVASSVGLQLAPDNVNGVSRSLDQIQWNFSLSDLTADLSNLGDLEALGNYPGSPFMQSDSDILLESSDQKDIGIVDEFFVTSEPQGSQSDEERA, encoded by the exons ATGCAAGAATTGCAATCCTCAACACATGCTTCTCACGACTTCCAAAGTGAACGACAACCGAACAATCACACAACTGATGATGCCGTTACGGATTCAGGATCAGCATCTGCTACAGCTAATGATAGCAAGAAAGTTTCACGCCAAGACATTGAGCTT GTTCAGAATTTGATAGAAAGGTGCCTACAATTATATATGAATAAAGATGAAGTTGTGAAAACACTTTTGACCAGAGCAAAGATAGATCCTGGATTTACAACTCTAG TATGGCAGAAGCTGGAAGAAGAGAATGCTGATTTCTTTAGGGCCTATTATATCAGGCTAAAATTGAAAAAGCAAATACTTATGTTCAATCATTTGCTTGAGCATCAATATCATCTGATGAAGTCTTCTTTACCTGCAAAGGCTCCATTGGCTCCTATACAAAATGGAGTCCATCCAATGTCCG TCAACAACCTCCCTATGGGATACCCAGTACTACAGCAGCCTCCCCTTCCTGCAGCTGGCCAACCACATCTTGACTCCATGGGTGGTTCCATATCAGGTCATGTTGTTAATGGAGTCCCTGCACCAAGCAACTACCATCCAATTAGGACAAATTCTGTGAATGG TACACCTGATATGGATATGCCTACTGCTATTGCACCGAATGGTGCTAGGTCGTCCATTTCAGAAATGCCACTGAGCCCGGCATCAGTAGCATCCAGTGGCCATTTCCCCTTCTCTGCAACAGACATATCAGGAATGTGCACAGATGCAGCTGCTCTTGATACGGCATTTACATCAGATGTGGCAAGTTCTGTAGGACTGCAACTTGCACCAGATAATGTCAATGGAGTTTCCAGATCTCTAGATCAAATTCAGTGGAATTTTAGCCTATCTGATTTAACAGCAGATTTGTCGAACTTGGGAG ATCTAGAAGCTCTAGGAAACTATCCTGGTTCACCATTTATGCAGTCTGATTCAGATATTCTGCTTGAATCTTCGGATCAAAAGGACATAGGTATTG tGGATGAATTCTTTGTTACTTCTGAGCCCCAAGGCTCTCAGTCAGATGAGGAGAGAGCTTAA
- the LOC112758595 gene encoding uncharacterized protein isoform X5 — MQELQSSTHASHDFQSERQPNNHTTDDAVTDSGSASATANDSKKVSRQDIELVQNLIERCLQLYMNKDEVVKTLLTRAKIDPGFTTLVWQKLEEENADFFRAYYIRLKLKKQILMFNHLLEHQYHLMKSSLPAKAPLAPIQNGVHPMSVNNLPMGYPVLQQPPLPAAGQPHLDSMGGSISGHVVNGVPAPSNYHPIRTNSVNGSSISEMPLSPASVASSGHFPFSATDISGMCTDAAALDTAFTSDVASSVGLQLAPDNVNGVSRSLDQIQWNFSLSDLTADLSNLGDLEALGNYPGSPFMQSDSDILLESSDQKDIGIVDEFFVTSEPQGSQSDEERA, encoded by the exons ATGCAAGAATTGCAATCCTCAACACATGCTTCTCACGACTTCCAAAGTGAACGACAACCGAACAATCACACAACTGATGATGCCGTTACGGATTCAGGATCAGCATCTGCTACAGCTAATGATAGCAAGAAAGTTTCACGCCAAGACATTGAGCTT GTTCAGAATTTGATAGAAAGGTGCCTACAATTATATATGAATAAAGATGAAGTTGTGAAAACACTTTTGACCAGAGCAAAGATAGATCCTGGATTTACAACTCTAG TATGGCAGAAGCTGGAAGAAGAGAATGCTGATTTCTTTAGGGCCTATTATATCAGGCTAAAATTGAAAAAGCAAATACTTATGTTCAATCATTTGCTTGAGCATCAATATCATCTGATGAAGTCTTCTTTACCTGCAAAGGCTCCATTGGCTCCTATACAAAATGGAGTCCATCCAATGTCCG TCAACAACCTCCCTATGGGATACCCAGTACTACAGCAGCCTCCCCTTCCTGCAGCTGGCCAACCACATCTTGACTCCATGGGTGGTTCCATATCAGGTCATGTTGTTAATGGAGTCCCTGCACCAAGCAACTACCATCCAATTAGGACAAATTCTGTGAATGG GTCGTCCATTTCAGAAATGCCACTGAGCCCGGCATCAGTAGCATCCAGTGGCCATTTCCCCTTCTCTGCAACAGACATATCAGGAATGTGCACAGATGCAGCTGCTCTTGATACGGCATTTACATCAGATGTGGCAAGTTCTGTAGGACTGCAACTTGCACCAGATAATGTCAATGGAGTTTCCAGATCTCTAGATCAAATTCAGTGGAATTTTAGCCTATCTGATTTAACAGCAGATTTGTCGAACTTGGGAG ATCTAGAAGCTCTAGGAAACTATCCTGGTTCACCATTTATGCAGTCTGATTCAGATATTCTGCTTGAATCTTCGGATCAAAAGGACATAGGTATTG tGGATGAATTCTTTGTTACTTCTGAGCCCCAAGGCTCTCAGTCAGATGAGGAGAGAGCTTAA
- the LOC112758595 gene encoding uncharacterized protein isoform X2, whose product MQELQSSTHASHDFQSERQPNNHTTDDAVTDSGSASATANDSKKVSRQDIELVQNLIERCLQLYMNKDEVVKTLLTRAKIDPGFTTLVWQKLEEENADFFRAYYIRLKLKKQILMFNHLLEHQYHLMKSSLPAKAPLAPIQNGVHPMSVNNLPMGYPVLQQPPLPAAGQPHLDSMGGSISGHVVNGVPAPSNYHPIRTNSVNGMVMNHSTPDMDMPTAIAPNGARSSISEMPLSPASVASSGHFPFSATDISGMCTDAAALDTAFTSDVASSVGLQLAPDNVNGVSRSLDQIQWNFSLSDLTADLSNLGDLEALGNYPGSPFMQSDSDILLESSDQKDIVDEFFVTSEPQGSQSDEERA is encoded by the exons ATGCAAGAATTGCAATCCTCAACACATGCTTCTCACGACTTCCAAAGTGAACGACAACCGAACAATCACACAACTGATGATGCCGTTACGGATTCAGGATCAGCATCTGCTACAGCTAATGATAGCAAGAAAGTTTCACGCCAAGACATTGAGCTT GTTCAGAATTTGATAGAAAGGTGCCTACAATTATATATGAATAAAGATGAAGTTGTGAAAACACTTTTGACCAGAGCAAAGATAGATCCTGGATTTACAACTCTAG TATGGCAGAAGCTGGAAGAAGAGAATGCTGATTTCTTTAGGGCCTATTATATCAGGCTAAAATTGAAAAAGCAAATACTTATGTTCAATCATTTGCTTGAGCATCAATATCATCTGATGAAGTCTTCTTTACCTGCAAAGGCTCCATTGGCTCCTATACAAAATGGAGTCCATCCAATGTCCG TCAACAACCTCCCTATGGGATACCCAGTACTACAGCAGCCTCCCCTTCCTGCAGCTGGCCAACCACATCTTGACTCCATGGGTGGTTCCATATCAGGTCATGTTGTTAATGGAGTCCCTGCACCAAGCAACTACCATCCAATTAGGACAAATTCTGTGAATGG TATGGTGATGAACCACAGTACACCTGATATGGATATGCCTACTGCTATTGCACCGAATGGTGCTAGGTCGTCCATTTCAGAAATGCCACTGAGCCCGGCATCAGTAGCATCCAGTGGCCATTTCCCCTTCTCTGCAACAGACATATCAGGAATGTGCACAGATGCAGCTGCTCTTGATACGGCATTTACATCAGATGTGGCAAGTTCTGTAGGACTGCAACTTGCACCAGATAATGTCAATGGAGTTTCCAGATCTCTAGATCAAATTCAGTGGAATTTTAGCCTATCTGATTTAACAGCAGATTTGTCGAACTTGGGAG ATCTAGAAGCTCTAGGAAACTATCCTGGTTCACCATTTATGCAGTCTGATTCAGATATTCTGCTTGAATCTTCGGATCAAAAGGACATAG tGGATGAATTCTTTGTTACTTCTGAGCCCCAAGGCTCTCAGTCAGATGAGGAGAGAGCTTAA
- the LOC112758595 gene encoding uncharacterized protein isoform X6, with protein sequence MQELQSSTHASHDFQSERQPNNHTTDDAVTDSGSASATANDSKKVSRQDIELVQNLIERCLQLYMNKDEVVKTLLTRAKIDPGFTTLVWQKLEEENADFFRAYYIRLKLKKQILMFNHLLEHQYHLMKSSLPAKAPLAPIQNGVHPMSVNNLPMGYPVLQQPPLPAAGQPHLDSMGGSISGHVVNGVPAPSNYHPIRTNSVNGSSISEMPLSPASVASSGHFPFSATDISGMCTDAAALDTAFTSDVASSVGLQLAPDNVNGVSRSLDQIQWNFSLSDLTADLSNLGDLEALGNYPGSPFMQSDSDILLESSDQKDIVDEFFVTSEPQGSQSDEERA encoded by the exons ATGCAAGAATTGCAATCCTCAACACATGCTTCTCACGACTTCCAAAGTGAACGACAACCGAACAATCACACAACTGATGATGCCGTTACGGATTCAGGATCAGCATCTGCTACAGCTAATGATAGCAAGAAAGTTTCACGCCAAGACATTGAGCTT GTTCAGAATTTGATAGAAAGGTGCCTACAATTATATATGAATAAAGATGAAGTTGTGAAAACACTTTTGACCAGAGCAAAGATAGATCCTGGATTTACAACTCTAG TATGGCAGAAGCTGGAAGAAGAGAATGCTGATTTCTTTAGGGCCTATTATATCAGGCTAAAATTGAAAAAGCAAATACTTATGTTCAATCATTTGCTTGAGCATCAATATCATCTGATGAAGTCTTCTTTACCTGCAAAGGCTCCATTGGCTCCTATACAAAATGGAGTCCATCCAATGTCCG TCAACAACCTCCCTATGGGATACCCAGTACTACAGCAGCCTCCCCTTCCTGCAGCTGGCCAACCACATCTTGACTCCATGGGTGGTTCCATATCAGGTCATGTTGTTAATGGAGTCCCTGCACCAAGCAACTACCATCCAATTAGGACAAATTCTGTGAATGG GTCGTCCATTTCAGAAATGCCACTGAGCCCGGCATCAGTAGCATCCAGTGGCCATTTCCCCTTCTCTGCAACAGACATATCAGGAATGTGCACAGATGCAGCTGCTCTTGATACGGCATTTACATCAGATGTGGCAAGTTCTGTAGGACTGCAACTTGCACCAGATAATGTCAATGGAGTTTCCAGATCTCTAGATCAAATTCAGTGGAATTTTAGCCTATCTGATTTAACAGCAGATTTGTCGAACTTGGGAG ATCTAGAAGCTCTAGGAAACTATCCTGGTTCACCATTTATGCAGTCTGATTCAGATATTCTGCTTGAATCTTCGGATCAAAAGGACATAG tGGATGAATTCTTTGTTACTTCTGAGCCCCAAGGCTCTCAGTCAGATGAGGAGAGAGCTTAA
- the LOC112758595 gene encoding uncharacterized protein isoform X4 gives MQELQSSTHASHDFQSERQPNNHTTDDAVTDSGSASATANDSKKVSRQDIELVQNLIERCLQLYMNKDEVVKTLLTRAKIDPGFTTLVWQKLEEENADFFRAYYIRLKLKKQILMFNHLLEHQYHLMKSSLPAKAPLAPIQNGVHPMSVNNLPMGYPVLQQPPLPAAGQPHLDSMGGSISGHVVNGVPAPSNYHPIRTNSVNGTPDMDMPTAIAPNGARSSISEMPLSPASVASSGHFPFSATDISGMCTDAAALDTAFTSDVASSVGLQLAPDNVNGVSRSLDQIQWNFSLSDLTADLSNLGDLEALGNYPGSPFMQSDSDILLESSDQKDIVDEFFVTSEPQGSQSDEERA, from the exons ATGCAAGAATTGCAATCCTCAACACATGCTTCTCACGACTTCCAAAGTGAACGACAACCGAACAATCACACAACTGATGATGCCGTTACGGATTCAGGATCAGCATCTGCTACAGCTAATGATAGCAAGAAAGTTTCACGCCAAGACATTGAGCTT GTTCAGAATTTGATAGAAAGGTGCCTACAATTATATATGAATAAAGATGAAGTTGTGAAAACACTTTTGACCAGAGCAAAGATAGATCCTGGATTTACAACTCTAG TATGGCAGAAGCTGGAAGAAGAGAATGCTGATTTCTTTAGGGCCTATTATATCAGGCTAAAATTGAAAAAGCAAATACTTATGTTCAATCATTTGCTTGAGCATCAATATCATCTGATGAAGTCTTCTTTACCTGCAAAGGCTCCATTGGCTCCTATACAAAATGGAGTCCATCCAATGTCCG TCAACAACCTCCCTATGGGATACCCAGTACTACAGCAGCCTCCCCTTCCTGCAGCTGGCCAACCACATCTTGACTCCATGGGTGGTTCCATATCAGGTCATGTTGTTAATGGAGTCCCTGCACCAAGCAACTACCATCCAATTAGGACAAATTCTGTGAATGG TACACCTGATATGGATATGCCTACTGCTATTGCACCGAATGGTGCTAGGTCGTCCATTTCAGAAATGCCACTGAGCCCGGCATCAGTAGCATCCAGTGGCCATTTCCCCTTCTCTGCAACAGACATATCAGGAATGTGCACAGATGCAGCTGCTCTTGATACGGCATTTACATCAGATGTGGCAAGTTCTGTAGGACTGCAACTTGCACCAGATAATGTCAATGGAGTTTCCAGATCTCTAGATCAAATTCAGTGGAATTTTAGCCTATCTGATTTAACAGCAGATTTGTCGAACTTGGGAG ATCTAGAAGCTCTAGGAAACTATCCTGGTTCACCATTTATGCAGTCTGATTCAGATATTCTGCTTGAATCTTCGGATCAAAAGGACATAG tGGATGAATTCTTTGTTACTTCTGAGCCCCAAGGCTCTCAGTCAGATGAGGAGAGAGCTTAA
- the LOC112758441 gene encoding cyclic nucleotide-gated ion channel 1, protein MNAWEPKFVRFEDWRSTSSEQESSVNNGYNERKGMPSVGAVLKSIGRKLESGSEKFKNLRKPSTVHPVSDRPKEKLASRRSNILDPQGRTLEKWNKIFVITCVMAISVDPLFFYIPVINDKEKCLNLDGTLRITTSVLRTFFDLFYILRIIFQFRTGFIAPSTRVFGRGEVNNNPVAIMKRYLSSYFIIDILSIIPIPQVLVLAVTPKMKSSPFLAKDLLKYVILVQYVPRLLRIWPLFREVTRTSGILTETAWAGAAFNLGLYMLASHVVGANWYMLSVESEARCWRKVMENDRDFKDSYLGCGPNREFVIPLLRKNTTCPFIDPDQNQDPNAFDFGIFNDALESSVVNSETDFLKKFFYCFWWGLRNLSSVGQNLKTSTYIVEILFAIFIAIAGLVLFALLIGNMQKYLQSTTVRVEEMRVKRRDAERWMSHRMLPERLRDRVRRYEQYKWQQNRGVEEEALIRTLPKDLRRDIKRHLCLALVKKVPIFEKMDEQLLDAMCDRLKPVLYTEKSYIVREGDPVDEMLFVMRGNLASMTTNGGRTGFFNYTVLEAGQFCGEELLTWALDPHSSTNLPTSTRTVETISEVEAFALMADDLKFVASQFRCLQNKQLQHTFRYYSMQWKTWAACFIQVAWRRYWKKKVERQLREAEDRLQGAFVNEDESSLSLGATIYASRFAANALRNLRENSERNKRMPQRLPLLPPKPAEPDFSTQEH, encoded by the exons ATGAATGCATGGGAACCAAAATTTGTTCG GTTTGAAGACTGGAGGTCGACATCATCGGAGCAAGAGAGTTCTGTTAATAATGGATATAATGAAAGAAAAGGTATGCCAAGTGTAGGTGCTGTTTTGAAGAGTATTGGAAGAAAACTGGAGAGTGGTTCCGAAAAGTTCAAGAACTTGAGGAAACCTTCAACTGTTCATCCTGTAAGTGATAGACCAAAAGAGAAACTGGCTTCTAGAAGAAGCAACATTCTTGATCCACAAGGACGAACCCTTGAAAAATGGAACAAGATTTTTGTGATCACATGTGTGATGGCAATCTCTGTGGATCCGCTCTTCTTTTACATTCCAGTGATCAATGACAAAGAGAAATGTCTGAATTTGGATGGCACGTTGCGAATCACCACTAGTGTTCTTCGAAcattctttgatcttttctacATTCTTCGCATAATCTTTCAGTTTCGAACAGGGTTTATTGCCCCGTCTACTCGTGTTTTTGGAAGGGGTGAGGTGAACAACAATCCGGTGGCTATAATGAAAAGATACTTAAGTTCATACTTCATCATTGACATCCTCTCAATTATTCCAATTCCTCAG GTGCTGGTTTTAGCTGTAACTCCAAAGATGAAAAGCTCACCGTTTTTAGCAAAGGACTTGTTGAAGTATGTAATATTGGTCCAATATGTGCCAAGACTTCTGCGGATATGGCCATTATTCAGAGAAGTAACGAGAACTTCTGGTATATTGACCGAGACTGCATGGGCTGGAGCTGCTTTTAATCTTGGTCTTTATATGCTAGCAAGTCAT GTTGTTGGAGCTAACTGGTATATGCTTTCAGTAGAATCAGAGGCAAGATGCTGGCGCAAAGTGATGGAAAATGATAGGGACTTTAAAGATTCATACCTGGGCTGTGGACCTAACAGAGAATTTGTCATACCACTTCTCAGAAAAAATACTACTTGCCCTTTCATTGACCCTGATCAAAACCAAGACCCAAATGCCTTTGATTTTGGAATATTCAATGATGCTTTAGAATCATCTGTGGTGAATTCCGAAACAGATTTTCTTAAGAAGTTCTTCTACTGCTTTTGGTGGGGTTTACGCAATTTGAG TTCTGTTGGACAAAACCTCAAGACAAGCACCTACATTGTGGAGATACTCTTTGCCATCTTCATAGCCATTGCTGGATTGGTTTTATTTGCATTACTTATTGGAAACATGCAG AAATATTTGCAATCAACAACTGTTAGAGTTGAGGAGATGAGAGTCAAGAGGCGCGACGCAGAAAGATGGATGTCTCATCGTATGCTTCCTGAGAGACTGAGGGACAGAGTTAGACGGTATGAACAATACAAATGGCAACAAAATAGGGGTGTTGAGGAGGAGGCATTAATTCGCACCCTCCCTAAAGATCTAAGGAGGGACATAAAGCGTCATCTCTGCTTGGCTTTAGTTAAAAAA GTGCCAATATTTGAGAAAATGGATGAGCAGTTGTTGGATGCAATGTGTGATAGACTGAAGCCGGTCCTGTATACAGAAAAGAGCTACATTGTTCGCGAAGGAGATCCGGTTGATGAGATGCTCTTTGTCATGCGTGGAAACCTCGCTTCCATGACAACAAACGGTGGAAGAACTGGTTTCTTCAACTACACGGTTCTTGAGGCCGGTCAGTTCTGTGGCGAGGAGCTGTTAACATGGGCCCTGGATCCTCACTCCTCCACAAATCTTCCCACCTCAACCAGAACAGTAGAAACCATATCAGAAGTTGAAGCCTTTGCTCTCATGGCCGATGACTTGAAGTTTGTTGCTTCCCAATTTCGATGTCTTCAGAACAAACAACTTCAGCACACTTTCAG GTACTATTCGATGCAATGGAAGACATGGGCTGCCTGTTTCATACAAGTAGCATGGCGTCGATACTGGAAAAAGAAGGTTGAGAGGCAATTACGCGAAGCAGAAGACAGGCTACAAGGTGCCTTTGTAAATGAGGATGAATCCTCTCTAAGCCTTGGTGCAACCATATATGCATCACGGTTTGCTGCTAATGCATTGAGAAACTTGAGAGAAAACAGCGAACGCAACAAGAGAATGCCACAGAGACTACCTCTGCTTCCTCCAAAGCCCGCCGAGCCAGATTTCTCTACTCAGGAACACTAG
- the LOC112758443 gene encoding uncharacterized protein codes for MEMMDHRNNSGNMYNLFVKHLDGKTLTLIFPSPILFAKTIKDRLFDLTGIPPHHQRLVTGFRHLNDEGSAICSPDGSNIFPTVRLLLRLKGGKGGFGSLLRGAATKAGQKKTNNFDACRDMSGRRLRHVNAEKRLEEWKAAEEERRLEKVAEDFLKKQMKKGKKGAGDGEAHKYVAKYREESERCVAEVAESVKEALKSLNGKRKGSEAALEKADSKKLKIWMGKRKLNESDSDDSDESDDEGGNQKSIVLNSQTESDTNKAEGSSDSVSCKKQSGDSSGAGSCESGSEEERETVLEGKVEAVGSPSGEATEAKLIDAVEPVVYEEMMGAATMPCSESITVISVEDNGHQDCNAAVGQASDNLSSENWAGASKSNDMEIDESLQHKALVHEEISPSTSIPALEEPLNFEAFNSAAELEVLGLERLKSELQSRGLKCGGTLQERAARLFLLKSTPLEKIPKKLLAKK; via the exons ATGGAGATGATGGATCACAGAAACAACAGCGGTAACATGTACAATCTGTTCGTCAAGCACTTGGACGGGAAAACCTTAACCCTAATATTCCCTTCTCCAATCCTCTTCGCCAAAACCATAAAGGATCGCCTCTTCGACCTTACCGGCATCCCGCCGCACCACCAACGCCTCGTAACCGGTTTCCGCCACCTCAACGATGAAGGATCGGCCATCTGCTCGCCGGATGGCAGCAACATCTTCCCGACAGTGCGACTCCTTCTGCGGCTGAAGGGCGGCAAGGGAGGGTTCGGATCGCTGCTTCGAGGTGCGGCGACGAAGGCTGGGCAAAAGAAGACGAACAATTTTGACGCTTGCAGGGACATGAGTGGGAGAAGGCTGAGGCACGTGAACGCGGAGAAGAGGCTGGAGGAGTGGAAGGCGGCGGAGGAGGAGCGGCGGCTGGAGAAGGTTGCGGAGGATTTCCTGAAGAAGCAGATGAAGAAAGGTAAGAAGGGTGCTGGCGATGGAGAAGCTCACAAGTATGTTGCCAAGTATAGGGAAGAGTCTGAGCGCTGTGTCGCCGAGGTTGCAGAGTCTGTGAAGGAGGCTTTGAAGTCTCTCAATGGTAAGAGAAAGGGTTCTGAAGCTGCACTGGAGAAAGCTGATTCTAAGAAGTTGAAGATATG GATGGGGAAGAGAAAATTGAATGAAAGTGATAGTGACGATTCTGATGAGAGTGATGATGAAGGGGGGAATCAGAAATCCATTGTGTTGAATAGCCAGACTGAATCGGATACTAATAAGGCGGAAGGCAGTTCGGATTCAGTATCTTGTAAGAAACAGAGCGGAGACTCTTCTGGTGCAGGCTCTTGTGAAAGTGGAtctgaagaggagagagaaactGTACTAGAAGGCAAAGTAGAAGCTGTTGGATCCCCGAGTGGCGAGGCCACTGAGGCCAAACTCATTGATGCTGTTGAACCTGTTGTATATGAAGAGATGATGGGGGCTGCTACAATGCCTTGTTCAGAGTCAATAACTGTGATTAGTGTTGAAGATAATGGACATCAGGATTGCAATGCTGCTGTTGGTCAAGCCTCAGATAATCTAAGCTCAGAAAATTGGGCTGGTGCAAGCAAATCGAATGACATGGAGATTGATGAATCTCTTCAGCATAAAGCATTAGTCCATGAAGAAATCTCACCAAGCACTAGCATTCCCGCATTGGAGGAGCCTCTGAATTTTGAAGCTTTTAATTCAGCTGCAGAGCTTGAG gttcttggcttggaaaggttaAAATCTGAATTGCAATCTCGTGGGCTGAAATGTGGAGGAACTTTGCAGGAGCGTGCTGCCAGgctttttcttttgaaatccaCTCCACTGGAGAAAATTCCAAAGAAGCTGCTTGCGAAGAAATGA